One segment of Clavelina lepadiformis chromosome 2, kaClaLepa1.1, whole genome shotgun sequence DNA contains the following:
- the LOC143446299 gene encoding SCO-spondin-like: MILAYFYSVLFLLLLVWRPVSAQVGTWNGWSVWGACSQSCETGFRSRSRTCSTGQNLDCRGLAVAYEACNIHECAAPSWLSWESWTTCTKSCGTEGLQVRSRLCSLGVETECFGSPFETRACNIRNCFNVVVAEWISWQNWGACNVPCGGGVRIRIRVCNTRRSADCGFINEETESCNIHECPVLWGRWTTWSYCSKSCGDGSRRRTRTCSTGIAADCGEPRSAIVRKLCNTQACPFSFVWDNWGQWTICSQTCGVGMRRRSRTCPTGLNRDCGTLSRQLRRCNTQECPFDFWNNWTQWTSCTKSCASGSRRRTRTCSSGKNSDCGSIASQTTSCNTRSCPRWNDWNGWTSCSTTCGTGNRFRTRSCTSGRNEDCGSQSRQTSACNVRRCASWNAWNQWTTCSKSCDRGSRFRSRICNTGINGDCPGTSSQTASCNRQLCATRIWTAWTNWSACSLSCGVGRIRRSRSCSTGNDIDCGLSALETLTCNTQPCPSAPFWNSWTSWSQCSAICGRGITERRRSCSTGINQDCGSVATKLINCNTQPCLTQQDDWSQWSPCTVSCGTGERFRIRLCSNRECPNSARQTTDCYEGPCSVVQKRNCICVDATCSDSVNGNCDVFAPHCATFPSYVALNCRLTCGLCQPEYTNSDCNCTLPNSFIRCPVNYALRYNSTTSCCIVPTAPSCGISVDYNGIVEEQAIQTQWPWMVYVRTPTSTCGAVLISERWLIAAAHCLANVEASQVTIRVGGSNSIYSRTFFAQSITLHPLFSINAVENIIENDIAIVQLPVGVTLNPRTQPICLAGTAQVVPSQWKCFVAGWNLEIPDEFQTLEQLSVRIVSDVSCKAAYDSLQSNMICATSDNSTMDHCAGDSGGPLMCQLCQTCEWYIVGITTLGSARCGISGQPGVYTRIASHEVWINQITGISPSETSSC, translated from the exons ATGATTCTAGCATATTTTTATTctgtgttatttttgttgcttttggtGTGGCGACCAGTGTCTGCTCAGG TTGGAACTTGGAACGGATGGTCGGTGTGGGGTGCTTGCTCACAGTCATGCGAGACTGGATTTAGAAGTCGCTCCAGAACTTGTAGTACCGGACAAAACCTAGATTGCAGAGGACTTGCCGTTGCGTATGAAGCTTGCAATATCCATGAATGTGCCG CGCCGTCTTGGTTAAGCTGGGAATCGTGGACAACCTGTACAAAATCTTGCGGGACAGAGGGGTTGCAAGTTCGAAGTAGACTATGCAGTTTAGGAGTAGAAACAGAGTGCTTTGGATCCCCATTTGAAACAAGAGCTTGCAATATACGAAACTGTTTTAATG TGGTTGTTGCTGAATGGATTAGCTGGCAAAATTGGGGAGCTTGTAATGTGCCATGTGGCGGAGGAGTTCGGATAAGGATACGAGTATGTAATACCAGGCGAAGCGCAGATTGTGGTTTCATTAATGAAGAGACAGAGTCTTGCAATATTCACGAGTGCCCGG TACTATGGGGTCGGTGGACGACTTGGTCTTACTGCTCAAAATCTTGTGGAGATGGATCGAGAAGACGAACGCGTACATGCAGCACTGGGATCGCTGCAGACTGTGGAGAGCCCAGAAGTGCTATCGTAAGGAAACTTTGCAACACACAAGCGTGTCCGTTCA GCTTTGTATGGGATAACTGGGGTCAATGGACAATCTGCTCGCAAACATGTGGTGTTGGTATGCGCAGAAGATCACGAACGTGTCCCACCGGTCTTAACAGAGATTGCGGGACATTGTCCAGACAACTACGAAGATGCAACACACAGGAGTGTCCCT TTGATTTCTGGAACAACTGGACCCAGTGGACGTCATGCACAAAGTCTTGTGCAAGTGGATCGCGAAGAAGAACGAGGACGTGTAGTTCTGGAAAGAATTCAGATTGTGGAAGTATAGCATCTCAGACGACATCTTGCAACACGCGTTCATGCCCCC GATGGAACGACTGGAACGGATGGACTTCTTGCTCAACAACTTGTGGTACTGGAAATAGATTTAGAACGAGATCTTGCACTTCTGGTAGAAATGAAGATTGTGGGTCTCAGAGTCGACAAACAAGTGCCTGCAACGTTCGACGATGTGCAT CTTGGAACGCTTGGAATCAATGGACTACTTGCTCAAAAAGTTGTGACAGAGGGTCAAGGTTTAGAAGTCGCATTTGCAACACTGGAATAAATGGAGATTGCCCGGGGACGTCATCCCAAACCGCTTCGTGCAACCGACAGCTTTGTGCAA CACGAATATGGACAGCTTGGACAAATTGGTCAGCATGTAGTTTATCATGTGGGGTTGGCAGGATTCGAAGAAGTAGATCTTGTTCTACTGGAAACGATATTGATTGTGGTTTATCTGCCTTGGAAACTTTGACTTGTAATACACAACCATGTCCAAGTG CACCATTTTGGAATTCATGGACAAGCTGGAGCCAGTGTAGTGCAATTTGCGGCAGAGGAATTACAGAAAGAAGAAGGAGCTGTTCTACTGGAATCAATCAAGACTGCGGTTCGGTAGCAACAAAATTAATCAATTGCAACACGCAACCCTGTCTAACAC AGCAGGACGATTGGTCTCAATGGTCTCCGTGTACTGTGTCATGTGGAACTGGTGAACGATTCCGCATTCGTCTGTGCTCTAACAGAGAATGTCCGAATTCTGCTCGACAAACGACCGATTGTTATGAGGGACCTTGCAG TGTCGTCCAAAAACGAAACTGCATTTGTGTGGATGCGACTTGCAGCGACTCTGTCAATGGAAATTGTGACGTATTTGCCCCTCACTGCGCTACCTTTCCTTCCTATGTAGCATTAAATTGCCGGCTAACTTGTGGGTTGTGTCAGCCGGAATACACAAATAGTGATTGTAACTGCACATTACCTA ATTCTTTTATTCGATGCCCAGTGAATTATGCTTTGCGCTATAATTCCACAACTAGTTGTTGCATTGTGCCAACCGCACCCTCTTGTGGAATATCAGTTGATTATAACGGCATTGTGGAAGAACAAGCAATACAGACGCAGTGGCCATGGATG GTATATGTTCGAACACCAACGTCTACATGCGGTGCTGTTCTCATTTCTGAAAGATGGCTTATTGCAGCTGCTCATTGCCTTGC GAACGTGGAAGCTAGTCAGGTCACGATTCGTGTTGGAGGAAGCAACTCAATATATTCACGCACATTTTTCGCACAATCAATAACTCTGCATCCCCTGTTTTCAATTAATGCCGTGGAAAATATAATTGAAAACGACATTGCCATAGTTCAG CTTCCAGTAGGTGTGACATTAAACCCACGAACTCAACCTATTTGTTTGGCTGGTACCGCGCAAGTAGTACCATCGCAGTGGAAATGCTTTGTAGCTGGTTGGAACTTGG AAATTCCGGACGAGTTTCAAACCTTGGAACAATTAAGTGTCAGGATAGTCAGTGATGTTTCATGCAAAGCGGCATACGACAGTTTGCAATCAAATATGATCTGCGCTACTAGCGATAACAGCACAATGGACCATTGCGCG GGCGATAGTGGTGGTCCACTTATGTGCCAGTTGTGTCAGACGTGCGAGTGGTATATAGTTGGTATAACTACACTTGGATCTGCCAGATGTGGCATATCGGGACAACCAGGCGTGTACACAAGAATAGCGTCGCATGAAGTATGGATCAATCAGATAACTGGCATCAGTCCATCCGAAACTTCCTCTTGCTAA
- the LOC143444907 gene encoding ubiquinol-cytochrome c reductase complex assembly factor 2-like, translated as MASRYKRFVKICTMWPQSEIRGKYTKTLGSHIQEQVKRKFTHQDSTYIEDTEKCDRILLSMERLAGDYYKKVYTCNSTFTGASLEELSMALDEDAEQYKKTDSSFKNLG; from the coding sequence ATGGCGAGTAGATATAAacgctttgtaaaaatttgcactatgtgGCCTCAGTCAGAGATAAGAGGAAAATACACAAAGACCCTGGGGAGTCATATTCAAGAACAAGTCAAAAGAAAATTCACTCATCAGGACAGTACTTATATTGAGGACACGGAAAAGTGTGATAGAATCTTACTGAGTATGGAGCGTCTTGCTGGGGATTACTATAAAAAAGTATACACGTGCAACTCAACATTTACAGGAGCAAGCTTGGAAGAACTATCGATGGCGTTGGATGAAGATGCAGAACAATATAAGAAAACAGATTcatcatttaaaaacttggGATAA